DNA from Xanthomonas hyacinthi:
CAGCCCCAGCGCCAGGATGATCGCGGCGATGGAGACGGTCTGCAGTTGCACGTCCAGCGCACGCATCACGATCAGCGTGCCGAGGATGGTCAGCGGCACGATCGCGCCGACGATCAGGCCGGTGCGCCAGCCCAGGAACAGCATCACCACCGCCATCACGATGAGCACGGTCTCGCCCATGACGTGGTGCATCTTGCCCATCTCGCGTTCCACCACGTCGGCCTGGAACGTGACCACGTGCTGGGAAAAACCGGCCGGCAGCATCCGTGCGGTCTCGTCGAGCTTCTGCCGCAGCGCCTGGCCGACTTGCGCGATGTTGTAGCCGGGCGCCATCGACACCGCCACCACCACCGCCGGTTGGCCCTGGTAGATGGCGGCGCTGTCCGGCGGATCGGCCGGCATCAGCTCGATGCGCGCCAGCTGCGACAGCGGGATCTGGCGCGCGTCATCGGCGCCGGAAACGGAGATCAGCGTATTGCGCAATTCGTCCAGGGTGCGGATTTCGCCGGAGGCGGTCACGGTCATCGCCAGGCCGGAGGCGGCGATCTGGCCGCCGCTGGCGACCACGTTCTCGGCGCGCAGCTGTTGCGCCACCGCGCTCGGGGTCAGGCCGGCCTCGCTCAGCCGGGTGCGCTCGAAGGCGACGTAGATGCGGTCCTCGCGCAGCCCGTGGAAGCTGACGCGTTCCACCCCGGGCACGGTGTACAGCTGGGCGCGCATTTCCCGCAGCGGCCCGCGCATCTCGCTGGTGCCGAAGCCCGGTGCGGTGACCGCGATCGAGGCGATCGCGACGCGGCCGAAATCGTCGTCGACGAACGGCCCCTGGGTGCCCGGCGGCAGCTCGGCGCCGGCTTCGGCCGCCTTGTTGCGGACCCGCTGCCACAGCGCTAGCAGGTCGTCGACGTCGTCGCGGGCGGTCAGCTGCACGATCGCGCTGCCCGGCCGGACCGTGGTGACGATCTTCTTGATCCCGGTGAGTTCGCGCAGGTGTTCCTCGAGCGGGCGCGCGATCATGTTCTCGACGCGCTCGCTGGGCATGCCCGGAAACGCGACCTGCACCACCGCATCGCGCACGGTGACGCTGGGTTCCTCCTGCGAGGGAAAGCCGAGGAAGGCGACGATGCCGCCGATCAGGATCAGCGCGGCGCTGAACAGCGCGAAGCGGCTCGAAGCGAGGGTGGCACGGGTCAGGTTCATGGCGAGGCGGTGCCGCTCAGGCGGGTATCGGGACGGAAGGGGACGACGGTCTGTCCGTCGCTGAGGAAGGCCGCGCCAGCGGCGACGATGCGCTCGCCGGCGCTGAGTCCCTGGCGGACCTGCACGCGGCCGTCCGCGGCAGTGCCGGTCACGATCTGGCGGCGGCGCACGCTGGCGTTGCTGCCCTGGTAGACGAACACCATCGGCTTGCCGTTGCCCACGCTCGGCAGCAGCGCGCTGAGCGGCACGCTCAATGGCCGCGCTTCGTTGCGGGGCAGGGCGAGCAACAGGTTCTCGCCGCTGCGCAAGCGCGCAGCGTCGCCGGCAAGGCTGTCGAACAACGCCTGCACGGTCGCGCCGCCTTCCAGGCGATCGGAGACGCTGCGCAGTTGCAACGGCAGCGCTCGCTCGGGCGCATTGGCCCGATACGCGGTCGCCGCCTGGCCGGGACGCAGTGCCGAGGCCAGCGACGCCGGCAGCGCGACCGTCACCTGGGCGCGGCCCCGGCCTTCCACCTGCAGCACCGGCTGGCCCGCTGCAACGTTGGCGTCGGGCTGTTGCAGCCGGGCCACGACGCTGCCGTCGAACGGCGCGCGCAGATCGGCCTGGCGCAGGCCGCGGCGTGCCAGGGCCAGATCCGATTGCGTGCTGCGCAGGCGCGCCTGCGCGCTGGCGAAGGCGGTCTTGGCGGCGGTCAAGCTGGTCGCGGAGGCGGCGCCGTCCTCGAACATGGCCTGCTGCTGGGCCAGCTGGGTCTGCTGCTGACGCAGGTCGGCGGCGGCGATGGTGACGTTGGCGTCGGCCTGCTCGACGCGCAAGCGGGTTGGCTCCGGATCCAGGCGCGCCAGGATCTGGCCCTGGCGCACGCGGTCGCCGACATCCACTTCGATGGAGGCGATACGGCCGCCGCCCTCGAAGCCGAGTTCGGCACGCTGCTCCTGACGCACTTGCGCCACGAAGCGGCTGCCATCGGTGCCGTCGCCGCTGCCGACGGCCTCCAGCTTGACCGCCCGCGGCGCTTCCGGCGCCGGCGCCGGGTCACGGCTGCAGGCGCTCAACGAGGCTGCAGCCAGGGGCACGCAGAGGGAGAGGAAGATCGCAAGACTCGGTTTCATGGGCGTTCTATGTGGCGGTCAGAAGGTGTAGGTCACGGCGCCGATGGCGCTGGCGAAGGCGCGGCGCTGCACGATCGGGCTGCCATCGGCAGTGTCGACATAGCGCGTGCCGCTGACCGTCAGCGAGGTGCTCCAGTGCTTGGACAGCGCGTGGTCCCAGTTGGCGCCGACCGAGTAGGCGTAGAGGCCGGAGCCGGCGCTGTAGGCGGCGAAGCGGCTGCGCGCGCTCTGCGCATCGGTCACCCCGAAGTAGGCCTGGTTGTAGCGGCGGTCGCCCCAGTGCGCGTCCAGGTCCATGGTCAGCGTGTCCCTGTCGTTCTGCAGCAGGGTGAACTTGGCGCCGGCACGATAGGCGTTGCGGCGCGCGCCATCCTTCAAGGCGAATTCGGCTTCGGCGTCCAGCATCAGGTACGGGGTGAACTGCTGCGCGATCATGGTGCGGCTGGTCACCGAGCCGGGCACGTCGCCCATGCCGGCCAGCGTTCTGGAGCCCGGGCGCCAGCTGCTGTTGCGGTCGAGCCGGCCCAGGTCGTAGCCGAACGACTGGCTGACGTAGAAGCCGCCATCGCCCTGGAACTGCACGCCGAGGCCGCGCACGCTGTCGAAGAACAGGATGCCGCTCTGCGCCGCCAGAACCGGCGCGGGCAGCACGCGGTCGTCCCTGGAGCCGAAGTAGCGCGGTGCCGCCACCGCGGCGACGCCGACGCTGAGTTCGGTCTGATGGCCGAACAGGCGGAAGCCGGAGGCATCGGCGTCGGCGGCGTTGGCCGCCAGCGGCGACACGGCGCAGGCCAGGATCGGGAGCAATGCGATTGTTTTCATGAGCGGACTCTTGGACGTGGGGGAGGTCAGGATGCGTGCGGCAACTGCACGCCATAGAACGCGCGGAACAGCGCGATGCGGTTGAGGAGCAGCGCCTGGCGCGCCTGCAGGTGCTCCAGCGCGGCCTGCTCGGCGGCGATGCGTTCGCCGAGCAGCTCGGGGCGATCCTGCAGGCCCTGCGCGACGCGCCGGTCCATGCGTTGGATGCGTTGCAGTTCGCGCTCGCGGTTGCCGCGCTCGCGCCGTTCGCGTTGCTGCAGGCCCGGCGCGGCATCGAGCGCATCGGCGACCTCGCGGAACGCGGACTCGATCGCCTTTTCGTAGTCGGCGACGCCGGCCTGCTTGCGCAGCTGCGCGATATCCAGGTTGGCGCGATTGCGGCCGTAATCGAAGATCGGCATGGTCAGCTGCGGCATGAAGCTCCAGGTCCGGCTACCGGCCGTGAACAGGCCGCTGAGCACGTCGCTGGCGGTCCCCAGCGAGGTGCTCAGCTTGATCGACGGGAAGAACGCGGCACGCGCGGCGCCGATGTCGGCATTGCGCGCGCGCAGCTCGGCTTCGGCCTGCTGGATGTCCGGGCGCTGCAGCAGCAGCGCCGAGTCCAGGTCGCGCAGGGCCATGCTGCCGGCATCGGCAGGCAGCAGCTCCTCGATGTCGCCGGCGCCGGCCGGCGCGTCGTAGCCGGCGATCAGTTGCAGGGCGCGGCGCGCGGCGGCGTGGTCGCTGGCCGCCTGCAGGGCGCGGACCTGGGCCTGATCGGTCTGGTGGCGCTGGCGGTCGAGCGCGTCGTTGGAGATCAGCCCGACAGCGTGCTGGTCGTTGGCGAACGCCAGCAACGCCGCGCTGTCCTCGGCGATGGCCTGGAAGCGCGCCTGCGCCTGCGCGGCGGCGCGTTCCAGCGTATAGGTGCGCAGCACCTCGGCGACCAGCGCGCCGCGCGCGGCCAGCTGGCCGGCGCTGGATGCCAGATAGCGTTGCTGCGCGGCAGCCGACAGCGAGGCCAGCTTGCCGAACAGATCCAGTTCGAAAGCGTCGATGCCGACCGCCGCGGTGACCAGCTTCTGCCCGTAGCGCTCCTGCCGTTGCGGATCGTCGTAGCTTTGCCGGGCCTGCTGCGCATCGATGCCGATCTGCGGCAGCTGCTGCGACTGCTCGATGCGGTATTGCGCACGCGCCTGCTGCACTTGCAGGACGGTGTTGCGGAAATCCGGATTGTGCGCCAGCGCCTGCAGCATCAGCGGCGCCAGGTCGTGGTTGGGCGAGAATTCGCGCAGGAACCGCTGTTCCTGCTCCGACAGCGCCACCGCGGGGGCCGTGGCCGCCTGTGGCGCCGGCGTTGCCGATGCGCCGCCCAGCGTGCTCGGCACGCTGGCCTGCGGGCGCTCGTAGACCGGCGCCAGCGAGCAGCCGCCGAGCAGCACGGCCAGCGCGACGGCGAGGAGGCGAGGGCGATACGGACGCTTGCCTGCGGACGATACAATCATGGGGGTCAGTCGGGGGTGGCCAATCTCGAGTGATAGAGTCGGCCGGCAAGTTCAAGCTGGCCTCTAGGAATCTTCAAGATTTCGTCAAGACGCGCGACAAGGGCGGCACAGGGCATGAGTTCCAAGAAGATTCTTGTCGTCGAGGACGACGCCGACAGCGCCAGCATCCTCGAGGCCTATCTGCGCCGCGACGGATTCGACGTCGCCATCGCCAGCGATGGCGCGCGCGCGATCCAGCTGCACGCGCAGTGGAAACCGGACCTGGTGCTGCTGGACGTGATGCTGCCCAGGCTGAGCGGAACCGAAGTGCTGTCGACGATCCGCCGCAGCAGCGACACCCCGGTGATCATGGTGACCGCGATGGGCGACGAGCCGGAAAAGCTCGGCGCGCTGCGCTACGGGGCCGACGACTACGTGGTCAAGCCCTACAGCCCGAAGGAAGTGGTCGCGCGCGTGTACGCGGTGCTGCGCCGCGCCGGGCCGGCCAGGGCGAGCGAGGAGCCGCTGAAGTACGAGCGGCTCACCGTCGACACCAATGCGGTGCTGGCCACGGTGCAGGACGCCGACGGCAACGACGTGCCGCTGGACCTGACCCCGACCGAATTCAACATCCTGGCCACCTTGCTGAAGACGCCGTTCAAGGCCTATACGCGCAGCGAGCTGCTGGAAATCTGCCTGCCGGAAAGCGACGCGCTGGAGCGGGTGGTGGACGCCCACGTGCACAACCTGCGCAAGAAACTGGAAGGCGAGTGCATCACCGGGGTGCTGGTGACGGTGCGCGCGATCGGCTACCGCTTCCGATGAAATGGCCGTTCGCTCGCCGCACCGCGCACGCGCCGCTGTGGCAATGGGTCGGCCTGCGCATGAGCGCGCTGGCGGTGGTCACGGTGCTGGTGATCGCGTTCGGCATGTGGCTGCGTTTCGCGATCTGGGACATCGCGACCCTGCACAAGCTGCCGCCAGCGGCGCGGCAGGAGATGATGGCGCTGCGCCAGGACCCGCACAGCAACGCGCAGCGCCTGTGGCAACTGTTCGAGCGCTACTACGACGTCGCCGATTTTCTGCCGGGATTGGCCAACCGCGACTGGCTGTTGCTGGCGGTATTGCTGATCGCCTCGATCCCGGTCATCGTGGTGTGCGGGCTGCTCGCATCGCGGCCGTTGTCGCGCCAGTTCTCCAATGTGGCCGCGGCCGCCCGGCGCATCAGCGATGGCGACTTTTCCGCACGCGCGAAGGTGATTCCCCGTGCGCCGGACGAACTGGCCAGCTTCGCGATGGACTTCAACGGCATGACTGCGCAGCTGCAGCAATACGAGCGCGAGGTGCGCGATTCCAGCGCGATGCTGGCGCACGAACTGCGCACGCCATTGAACGCGGCGATGGGCCGGGTGCAGGGCATGCTGGATCAGGTCTTCCCGTGCAGCGACGAACAGCTGCAGATGGTCCATCGCCAGCTGGAACAGATCAATCGCCTGGTCGGCGACCTGCACCTGCTGTCGATGGCCCGCGCCAACCAGCTGATGCTGGAGCCGCACACCTTTCCGATCGACGCGCTGATCCGCGAGCGCCTGGCCTGGCTGGCGCAGCCGCTGCAGGCTGCGCAGATGGAGGTGGCGGTGGAGGTGCGCGTGCCGGGCGGCGTGTCGATCAGCGCCGACCGCGACCGCATCGGCCAGGTGCTGTCGGTGCTGATCGACAATGCGCTGCGCTATGGAGCAGCCGGCAAGCGCTTGTCGATCGAGGTGGGCACCGAGTCCAACGATGTGCTGATCTGCGTCTGCGATCGCGGACCGGGCGTGGCGCCCGAACTGCTGCCGCGAATGGTCGACCGCTTCTGGCGGGCCGAAGATTCGCGCGCCCGGCACTCGGGCGGCAGCGGCCTGGGCCTGTCCATCGCCGCGGCGATCTGCCACGCCCATGGTGGCGCGCTGGAATTCAGCAACCGCGAAGGCGGCGGACTGTGCGCCCGGGTACGGTTGCCGCGGGCGCCTTAGGGCGTGTCATCCATCCCCTGGCAGATCGCGCCGCGCTTGCGCGTGCACGCGGCAAGGAAGCGCGAGAACGTGGAGAGGATGCCCACGCGCTGGCGAAGACGTAGCGCCGGGGGCGCGCAGGTGCGACCCTGCGGGTTGGGCCCGTCAGGCCGCCAGCCGGCGCCGCGCGGCGTGATCCGACCGCCGGTCAGGCGCTGCGCCACGCCGCAGCGGCTGGCGACCTGACAGACCCAACGCGGCCTACTCGGGCATCGATGACACGACGCCCCAGCAACGCGGCAGCGCGCGTGCGCGCCGCTCACACCGCGGTCAGGGTCAGCTCGCCGCCGGTGGTGGTGAACTGCTGGCCGCGGCGGATCAGCTTGCGCCCGTCGGCCAGTTCGTAGCGCAGCGCAGGTGCCGACGGCGCATTGTGCTGGGCCTGCTGCTGGTGCTGCGCTTCGTCCTGGAACTCGGTGATCAGATAGGCCTCGCCGTCGGGGCCGAGGGCGGGCAGTTGGCGGAAGGACATGGCGTGTCTCCTGTCGAAGGCGATTCATCGAACGGGGTTTGCGCCGCAAGCGATGCCGGCGCCGGTGCGCCACAGCTGCTGCGTGGGGCGCAGCGGGACCGTAGCCCCGCCGGCGTTAGCGCGGCGTGCTCAGTCGATGAATTGCAGCCGCGCCAGTTCCGCGTACAGGCCGCCTTGCGCCAGCAGCTCGGCATGGGTGCCCTGGGCGACGATGCGGCCGCGCTCCATCACCACGATGCGGTCGGCCTTGAGCACCGTTGCCAGGCGGTGCGCGATCACCAGCGTGGTGCGCCCGGCCATCAAGCGTTCCAGCGCCTGCTGCACGGCGTATTCGCTCTGCGCGTCGAGCGCGCTGGTGGCTTCGTCCAGCAGCAGGATCGGCGCATCCTTGAGCAGGGCGCGGGCGATGGCGATGCGCTGCTGCTGGCCGCCGGACAGGCGCGCGCCGCGCTCGCCCAGTTCGCTGGCGTAGCCACCCGGCAGTTGCCGGATGAAGCTGTCGGCCTCGGCCGCCCGGGCCGCGGCCGCGATCTCGGCATCGCTGGCTTCGAGCCGGCCGTAGCGGATGTTGTCGGCGGCGCTGGCCGCGAACAGGGTCGGATGCTGCGGCACCAGGCCGATGCCCTCGCGCAGCTGCGCCGGGTCCAGTTCGCGCAGGTCGGCGCCGTCCACCCGCACCGCGCCCGCTTGCGGATCGTGGAAGCGCAGCAGCAGCGACAGCACGGTGCTCTTGCCGGCGCCGGAGGGGCCGACCAGGGCCACGCTCTCGCCGGGGCGCACGTGCAGGTCGAAGCCGTCCAGCGCCGGATGCTCGGGGCGCTGCGGGTAGCGGAACACCACGTCGTCGAAGCGCACCTCGCCGCGCAGCGGCTGCGGCAGTGCGCGCGGCTGTGCCGGCGCCAGCACCTCGGGGCGTTCTGCGAACAGCTCGGCGATGCGGCCCATGCCGCCGGCCGCGCGCTGCAGATCGTTCCAGACCTCGGCCAGCGAGGCCACCGAGCCGCCGCCAAACATCGCGTACAGCACGAACTGGCCGAGCGCGCCGGCGCTCAGCTCGCCGGCCGCCACTTCGTGTGCGCCGGACCACAGCACCAGTACGATCGCGCCGAACACCAGCACGATCGCCACCGCGGTGATCGACGCCTGCGCACGCACCCGGCGCCGCGCCACGTCCACCGCCAGCGCCAGCGCCTGGCCGAAGCGGCCGCACTCGTAGGCTTCGCGCGCATGCGCCTGCACCGTGCGCACCGCGCCGAGGGTTTCGGCGGCCAGCGTGTTGGCGTCGGCGACGCGGTCCTGGCTGGCGCGCGAGATCTTCTGCAGGCGGCGCGCGCCGAGCACGATCGGCAACACCGCCAGCGGGATGCCGAGCAGCGCGTAGGCGGCCAGGTGCGGGCTGGTCACGAACAGCATCACGATGCTGCCGATCACCGTCACCGTGCTGCGCAACGCCACCGACATGGTGCTGCCGATCACCCCGCGCAGCAGTTCGCTGTCGGCCGACAGCCGCGACACCAGCTCGCCGCTGCGGTTGCGGTCGTGGAAGCCGGCGTGCAAGCCGAGCAGATGCGCGTACAGGCGCGCGCGCAGGTCGGCGACGACTTTTTCGCCCAGCAGCGACACGAAATAGAAGCGCATCGCGGTGGCGATCGCCAGCACCACCGCCACCGCGAACAGTAGCGCGAAGGACTGGTTGATCCTGCCGCCGTCGCTGAAGCCGTGGTCGATCATCTGCCGCACCGCCATCGGCAGGCTCAGCGTCGCGCTGGAGGACACCGCCAGCGCCAGCAGCCAGGCGCCGAACAGACCGCGCTGGCGCTGCACGAACGGCCACAAGGTGCGCAGGCTGCCGAGTTTGCGCAGCGACTTGGCCTGGTCGGCCGACGGATCGTTCATGCGGGGGAGATTTCCGAACAGCGGACCCTGTTCCGTGTGGCGTCGCGCAGCCGCGTTTTCAAGGCGTCCACGCGATCGCTGGGCAGGCGCAGGTGCAGTTGCGCGCCGTCGGCGTCGAAGCGTTCATCGAGTTTCTCGGCGGCGCAGGCGCTCAGCGCCGCATGCACCGCGCCGAGATCGTCGAAGCCGCAGTGCAGACTGATCAGGCTCAAGGCCAGCAGCGGCTGCCGCGGCGCCAGCCGCAGGCACTCGGCGGCGCTACCGCCGTAGGCGCGGACCAGGCCGCCGGCGCCGAGCTTGATGCCGCCGTACCAGCGCGTGACCACGAGCGCCACGCGGTCGAAGCCCTGGCCGTCGATCGCCGCCAGGATCGGCCGGCCGGCGGTGCCGGCCGGTTCGCCATCGTCGCTGGAGCGGTAGTCGCCGCCGACCCGGTAGGCCCAGCAGTTGTGGGTGGCGTCGGCCACCGCGACCTGCTGCACGAACGCCAGCGCCGCGCCGGCGTCGGCGATCGGCGCCGCATGCGCCAGGAAGCGGCTGTGCTTGATGTCCACGCTGTGACTGACCGGGTGGGGGAGCGTATCGGGCATCGGCGCCATTCTAGACGAGGCGCCGCGGCGGACTGCGGATGCGGGTGTGGGCCAATGGAATCGTTGCTTCCGATGCCGGTGAGGCGGGCTGTTCCGGCATCGCGCGCAACGGCGCTCGTGCGCCGATGTGCGCGCAGCTGGACACGGCTGCGGGCATGTTCGCGTTGCGAGGCGTGCGTGCGGGGAACGCGCGAGCCGGATGCTGTTCCGTAATCACCGGCATCGGTCCCGTCCACGCCGCGCCGCCGGCAGTGCCGTTAGGGTTGGATGCGATTCAGTCGCCGAGCAGGTCGCGCAGGTCATCGGGGACGCGCGCGTGCGGATGCTCGCGTTGGAACCGCTGCAGGCTGGCGCGTGCGGCCGCGTGCTCGCCGGCGTCGCGGCGTTCGCGGACGCGTGCGAGCCAGCGTCGCGGCGACAGGCGTGCATCCGCATCCGCGGCGGCGACAAGCGCCGGATCCGCGTCGGCGGCGGGCGCGGCTGCCGCCAGTGGGGCCATGTCTTCGGCCATCGCGGTGGCGGGTGCCGCAGGTGCCGGTGCAGCCATGAGGTCGCCTTCGACGCGTACGACGGATGCTTCCGCGTCCGCCTGGACGGGGGCCGCCGCGTCGCCGCGCGCGCGCAGCGTCTGGCGACGATCCTGCGCCGTCAGGCGCTCTTCCCGCTGTGCTGTGGAATCCTGCTGCGTACGTGCCGCCGCGGTTTTCGCAACGTCATCCTGCGCCTCCTCCGCGGGCGCAGGCATCTGTGCGGTCGGCGCAGGCGGTGCCGAAGGCGCCATCATGCGCGGTGCCGGCGTCGCTGCGACGATCGGCGCCGGTTCGGCCACGACCTCCGCCGGCAGTGTTGGAGCGACGCCTTGCGGTGCGGTGTCGTTTGCAGGTGGAGGCGGTGGCAAGGGCGAGGCTGCTGGCGCGGCGGCGATCTGCGCTGCATCCGTCTGCGCCGCGGCGGCGGCGGGCGTGGTGGGGTTGGAAGAAGGCGCCGACGCTGGCGCCGCGGATTCGGCTGCCGCCGGTGCCGGCGTTGTGGCCGGCGCCGGCATGGATGGGGTCGGGGTGCGCAACTGCCAGGCGATGCCGACCGCCAGGCTCAGCGAGGCAGCCAGTCCAGTCCAGGCCGGCCAACGCGTGCGGCGCCTGGGAACGGTGGAGGGTGCAGCGCGCGCCGGCTGCGGCGCGGCGGCGATCGGCGCCGGATGCCTGGCATCGGCCGCGGTATCGGTATCCAGCTGCGGCGTCGCCGCCGGCGCAGACGCCACCGCGGCGCGCGCCGCGGCCAGGATCGATGCGTCCAGCGCCGCCGACGGCAGCGCCTGCCGGCCCAGCCGCAGGCGTTCGGCGAGGGCGCGTTCTTCCGGCGTCAGCGGTTCGTCGGCCTTCATCCGCCCAGCCTCGCACGCAGTTTGTCCATCGCATAGCGCAGCCGCGACTTGACCGTCTCGCGGCCGACCCCGGTGATCTGGGCGATCTCCTCCAGGCTCAGTTCCTGTTCCAGGCGCAGCAGCAGCACGTCGCGTTGCTCCTCCGGCAAGTCGTCCAGCGCCAACTGCAGTTGGCGCCGCTGTTCGAACGCGGACAGCTGCCGCTCCGGGGTGTCCGGATCCGGCACGCTGGCGGTGCGCAGGTCGGCGTCGGCCGGCGCCGCCGGGCGGTGCTTGGCCGCGCGCCAGTGGTCGCCGAGCCGATTGTGGGCGATGCGCAGCAGCCAGGTGCTGAATGCGGCCTGCGGTTGCCAGCCCTGGCGCGCGGCGATGACCCGCTGCCACACCTCCTGGAACATCTCCTCGGCCAGCGCCACGTCGCGCAGCTGGCGCAGCAGGTAGTGGTAAAGGCGGCCGCGGTGACGCGCATACAGGGTCTCGAACGCGCCGGCGTCGCCGGCCGCATAGGCCTGCATCAGGGCTTCATCGCTCGTTTCGACCAGGGCTTCCACGGCGCCAAGCCTAAGCGTTCGCCGACCCGGCGCATAGCGCGGCGTGGCGGCGGCGGGCGGGAACGGGATGGTTGCAGGCATCTTGGACGGTGAACGCGGCAGCGGCACGCATGGGGTCATCGCGCGTGCGCCTGTTCACGTAAAAGGTATGCTGGCGTTCAAGGGGGAGGCGTGGGGCACGTCCTATGTCATCCAGGAGTTGTTGTCGATGTTGTTCGAGCCGTCCGCGATCGTCCGCCAGGATCAACCCGACGGGCGCGCTTCCATGCAAACCGCTGCCGCCCTGTGCGGCTTGCTGCCGCCGGGCAGCGATGTGGCCATCGCTTGCGGCGACGACGCGGTCGGCGGGCGCCTGTTCGGCGCCACGCCGCATGCGCCGGCATGGCTGCCGGCGCTGGTCCGGCGTTGCCTGGCGGAAACCGTGCCGGCGCCTGCGCAGGCGCTGCTGCACGTGCTGAAGACGGCGGACGGCGCCTGCGTGGCGGTGGCCGCACGGCTGCAACAACCGCTGTCCGAACCGCAGCGCGCCGCCTGGTGCGAGATGGCGGCCGCGTTCGGCCTGGCGCTGCTGGAAGCGGAGCGGATGCGCGCGCGCATCGAGAGCCTGGAGAAGTCCAAGCTGCTGCAGCAGGCGCTGTACGAGATCGCCGACCTGGCCGGTGCGGATCTGGAAATGGGGCAGATGCTGCAGCATGTGCACTCGGTGCTGGATTCGCTGATGTATGCGGAGAATTGCTACATCGTCGAGTACGACGAAGAGCAGCAAAGCATGCGCTTCCTGTATTTCTCCGACCGCCACGACGACTTCGTCTCCGATCCGGAAACGCTGTATTTCCAGCGCGACATGCCCGAAAGCCTCACCTTTGCGCTGCTGCGCCACGGCCAGGCGGTGCGCGGGCCGTCGAAACAGGTGCGCGACCGCTTGCAGGTGCGCTACGACGCCGTGCAAGGCCCGGACAGCAAGGATTGGCTGGGCGTGCCGATGCTGCGCGAGAGCCGCGTCTGCGGCGCGATCGTGGTGCAGAACTACGACCGCGCGATGCACTACACCGATGCCGACCGCGCGCTGCTGGCCTACGTCGCCCAGCACGTGCTGACCGCGATGGACCGGCGCCATGCGCAGGTGCAGCTGGAGCGGCGCGTGCAGCTGCGCACCCAGGAACTGCAGCGCGCCAACCACGACCTGCAGGACGAGATCCTGGAGCGCAGGCGCGCCGAGACCCTGCAACTGGCCTTGTTCCGCATCGCCGAGCTGGCGATCCGCTCGGAGAGCCTGCAGCAGTTCTACGCCGAGGTGCATGCCATCGTCGGCGGGCTGATCGATGCGCGCAATCTGTACATCGCCTTGTTGTCCGACGACGGCAAGATGCTGGAATTCGCCTACTCGGTGGACGAGTACAGTCCGCAGCGGCCGCTGCGGCGGCGCGGCAAGGGGCTGACCGAGTATGTGATGCGCAAACGCCAGCCGATGCTGCTGGAACTGGTGGACATCGAGGCGCTGGTGGCGCAGGGCGAGGTGCGGGAATACGGCACCCGCGCGCACAGCTGGCTGGGTGTGCCGCTGTTCGACGAGGGCGAGGTGGTCGGTGCGATCGTGGTGCAGAGCTACACCACGCAGGTGCGCTTCACCGAATACGACCAGCGGCTGCTGACCTTCGTCGCGCACAACGTCGGCGGCGGCCTGGCCCGGCAGCGCGCGCAGGAGCGGCTGCGGCTGGCGCATGCCGAGCTGGAGCAGCGGGTGGCCGAGCGCACCCGCGAACTGGCCGAGGTCAACCAGCAGTTGCTGGCGCAGATCGCCGAGCGTTGGCGCGCCGAGCAGCGCCTGACCCACCAGGCGCTGCACGACGCGCTGACCGGGCTGCCGAACCGCTCGCATCTGCTGGACCGGCTCGGCGAGGCGATCCACCGCGCGCGCAACGGCGATGGCATGGCCTTCGCGGTGCTGTTCCTGGACCTGGACCGGTTCAAGCTGGTCAACGACAGCATCGGCCATGCCGCCGGCGACGAAATGCTGGTGGAGGTGGCCAAGCGCATCGTCTCCACGATCCGCAGCGACGACGTGGTCGCGCGCCTGGGCGGCGACGAATTCGCGATCCTGGTGCGCTGCGAGGACG
Protein-coding regions in this window:
- a CDS encoding response regulator encodes the protein MSSKKILVVEDDADSASILEAYLRRDGFDVAIASDGARAIQLHAQWKPDLVLLDVMLPRLSGTEVLSTIRRSSDTPVIMVTAMGDEPEKLGALRYGADDYVVKPYSPKEVVARVYAVLRRAGPARASEEPLKYERLTVDTNAVLATVQDADGNDVPLDLTPTEFNILATLLKTPFKAYTRSELLEICLPESDALERVVDAHVHNLRKKLEGECITGVLVTVRAIGYRFR
- a CDS encoding efflux RND transporter periplasmic adaptor subunit, with protein sequence MKPSLAIFLSLCVPLAAASLSACSRDPAPAPEAPRAVKLEAVGSGDGTDGSRFVAQVRQEQRAELGFEGGGRIASIEVDVGDRVRQGQILARLDPEPTRLRVEQADANVTIAAADLRQQQTQLAQQQAMFEDGAASATSLTAAKTAFASAQARLRSTQSDLALARRGLRQADLRAPFDGSVVARLQQPDANVAAGQPVLQVEGRGRAQVTVALPASLASALRPGQAATAYRANAPERALPLQLRSVSDRLEGGATVQALFDSLAGDAARLRSGENLLLALPRNEARPLSVPLSALLPSVGNGKPMVFVYQGSNASVRRRQIVTGTAADGRVQVRQGLSAGERIVAAGAAFLSDGQTVVPFRPDTRLSGTASP
- a CDS encoding efflux transporter outer membrane subunit, with translation MIVSSAGKRPYRPRLLAVALAVLLGGCSLAPVYERPQASVPSTLGGASATPAPQAATAPAVALSEQEQRFLREFSPNHDLAPLMLQALAHNPDFRNTVLQVQQARAQYRIEQSQQLPQIGIDAQQARQSYDDPQRQERYGQKLVTAAVGIDAFELDLFGKLASLSAAAQQRYLASSAGQLAARGALVAEVLRTYTLERAAAQAQARFQAIAEDSAALLAFANDQHAVGLISNDALDRQRHQTDQAQVRALQAASDHAAARRALQLIAGYDAPAGAGDIEELLPADAGSMALRDLDSALLLQRPDIQQAEAELRARNADIGAARAAFFPSIKLSTSLGTASDVLSGLFTAGSRTWSFMPQLTMPIFDYGRNRANLDIAQLRKQAGVADYEKAIESAFREVADALDAAPGLQQRERRERGNRERELQRIQRMDRRVAQGLQDRPELLGERIAAEQAALEHLQARQALLLNRIALFRAFYGVQLPHAS
- a CDS encoding sensor histidine kinase, coding for MKWPFARRTAHAPLWQWVGLRMSALAVVTVLVIAFGMWLRFAIWDIATLHKLPPAARQEMMALRQDPHSNAQRLWQLFERYYDVADFLPGLANRDWLLLAVLLIASIPVIVVCGLLASRPLSRQFSNVAAAARRISDGDFSARAKVIPRAPDELASFAMDFNGMTAQLQQYEREVRDSSAMLAHELRTPLNAAMGRVQGMLDQVFPCSDEQLQMVHRQLEQINRLVGDLHLLSMARANQLMLEPHTFPIDALIRERLAWLAQPLQAAQMEVAVEVRVPGGVSISADRDRIGQVLSVLIDNALRYGAAGKRLSIEVGTESNDVLICVCDRGPGVAPELLPRMVDRFWRAEDSRARHSGGSGLGLSIAAAICHAHGGALEFSNREGGGLCARVRLPRAP
- a CDS encoding MipA/OmpV family protein, which translates into the protein MKTIALLPILACAVSPLAANAADADASGFRLFGHQTELSVGVAAVAAPRYFGSRDDRVLPAPVLAAQSGILFFDSVRGLGVQFQGDGGFYVSQSFGYDLGRLDRNSSWRPGSRTLAGMGDVPGSVTSRTMIAQQFTPYLMLDAEAEFALKDGARRNAYRAGAKFTLLQNDRDTLTMDLDAHWGDRRYNQAYFGVTDAQSARSRFAAYSAGSGLYAYSVGANWDHALSKHWSTSLTVSGTRYVDTADGSPIVQRRAFASAIGAVTYTF